The following nucleotide sequence is from Phlebotomus papatasi isolate M1 unplaced genomic scaffold, Ppap_2.1 HiC_scaffold_424, whole genome shotgun sequence.
CTGTTTTAATGTTGACAGTTCGAAGATCATGGAAACAATTGACTGTAACGTCGGAGGACAGGAGATAAAGATGATCATCGATTCTGGTTGTCTTGTAAATTTGATTGGAGAAAAAGACTGGAAATATTTACAGGATTGTGGAgccaaaattttcaatgtatcCCAATCAGTAGATCGTGTTTTCCGTTCCTATGCGTCTTCCTCGTTGCTGAAAGTTGTTGCGAGTTTTGATGCCGAAGTAAAACTAAGAAATGGAAAACAAATCTCATCAACTTTCTATGTCATTCAAAATGGTGGGACGTCATTATTGGGAAAAATTTCAGCGATGGATTTGGGGTCCTCAAGATTGGTCTGGATATAAATCAAGTTATTACCCCAGCTGAAGAATTTccgaaaataaaggacataCTAATTGATCTTGTAATCGACCACCGAGTGAAACCCGTGCAGCAACCCTACCGACGGACTCCACTAGCTCTAGAGGAGAGAATCAACCAGAAAATTGATGAGTTAGTTGGAGCTGATATAATTGAGGCAGTTCAGGGAAGTAGTCGGTGGATCTCACCGATTGTACCAATCGTGAAAGATAACGGTGATTTGAGACTCTGTATCGACATGCGGAGGGCCAATCAAGCCATCGTGAGAGAACAGTATCCGCTGCCAACGATCGAAAGTTATTTACATCGCTTGGCAGGTGCTCGTCTCTTCTCAAGGCTGGACATCAAAAATGCTTTCCACCAGCTAGAATTGGACAAGAGATGTCGTTACATTACAACATTTATCTCAAGGAGAGGTCTTTTTCGTTATAAGAGACTGATGTTTGGAATAAATGCAGCACCGGAGATTTTTCAAAGGACCATGGAAAACCTATTGGTGAACTGCAAGAACTGTTTGAATTATATCGATGATATAATTGTATTCGGCTGTGATGTGAAGGAACATGATGAATGTCTCAACAACGTCATAAAAGTACTCAGAGCATATAATGTGCTTTTAAACGAAGAGAAATGCGTTTACCGAGTAAAAGAATTAATATTCCTGGGACATCATTTGTCTGAGAAAGGCATTCGCCCGCTTAAAGAGAAGATAGCAGCAATAAGAGCTTTTCGGGAACCAAAAACTCGAGAGGAGCTTCAAAGCTTCCTGGGATTGGTGACATATATTGGGCGATTTATCCCCAATTTGGCGACAGAAACTGATACTCTCAGATTATTGCTTAAAGGTGACAAGATATTTCTTTGGAAAGAAGAGCACAAATTGGCTTTCAGGCGACTTCTCGAAGTGATTGGAGACATTCGAACTTTGGGATATTATGATCCAAAAGACCGCACTCAAGTCATCGCAGATGCAAGTCCTGTAGGACTTGGTGCAGTGCTCATACAATTCAAAGGTGAAACTCCACGGGTTATCTCTTATGCAAGTAAGAGTTTGACTGAGACAGAAAAACGATATTGTCAGACTGAGAAAGAAGCCCTCAGTTTGGTCTGGGCAGTGGAGAAATTTTACATCTTTCTTTGTGGCATTGAATTTGACCTCATCACCGATCACAAGGCGCTGGAGACTATATTCAAACCTTCTTCCAAGCCTTGTGCAAGAATTGAGAGGTGGGTGCTAAGGCTTCAATCTTTCAAATACAGAGTTCTGTATAAAAATGGAAAGATGAACATTGCCGATTCATTGTCACGATTGGGATTACCAAAAGAGGCAGAGCCGTTTGATGAAGATGGCGAATATTATATCAGGAGTGTAGTACAAATTGCGGTACCTACGGCCTTGTCTCTGGAGGAAATAAAAAAGGAGTCGGAAAATGATCCAGAATTTCTGCAGTTGAAACAAGCCTTGGAGTCAGCTAACTGGAAAAACCAGAACATTAAGCAGTACGCTCCGTTTCGCCATGAAATTTCTGCTGTTGATGATGTGTTTCTGCGTGGAACTAAAATCATCATTCCGAGAAGTTTGCGCAAAAGGGTTCTGGAGATCGCTCACGAGGGTCATCCGGGAGAATCGCTGATGAAGCGGAGGGTTCGCACTAAAGTTTGGTGGCCTAAAATAGACAGGATGGTTGAACAACATGTGAAGAAGTGCAGGTCATGTGTATTGGTGTCCCAACCACTAAATCCTGTTCCAATGACACGCAGGCCTCTTCCGGAAGCACCATGGGTTGACACAGCAATTGATTTTCTAGGCCCATTGCCCACTGGTGAGTACCTCTTAGTAATTGTTGATTACTATAGCCGGTATCAGGAAATTGAGGTTATGGATAAAGTCACATCCCGTGAAACTATCAATCGATTGGAGAAGATATTTTGCCGCTTGGGATTCCCAAAGACAATATCTTTGGACAATGGGAAGCAGTTCGTGAGTCGAGAGTTCACCCATTATTGTAAAAGTAATGGTATAAAATTGAACTCTGTTGCTCCATATTGGCCCCAAGCAAATGGGGAAGTAGAGCGACAAAATCGCTCTATTCTAAAACGACTGAAAATAAGCCATCTGGAAGAACGAGACTGGAAGCGGGACCTTCTGGCTTACCTGGCCATGTATTACAACACACCTCATTCAGTTACTGGAAAACCTCCTGCTGAGCTATTTTACGGACGCCTACTTCGTGATAAGATTCCTTTAGTAACTGAGGCTGCAACCCCCAACGATGAGGAAGTCAGGGATTTTGACTGGGAACAAAAGGAAAGGGGAAAGGAGCTAGAAGACAAGAAGAGAGGAGCTACAGATCATGACTTCAAAGAGGAAAGCTCAGTATTCGTGAAAAATCAAAACTGCTCAGATAAACTCTCTCCTACGTTTTTGACAGAGGAATTCTGCATCATTGAGCGTCGAGGGAATACAGTGACTGTGCGAGGAAAGCTTTCTGGGAAGATCTACAAAAGGAACATCTCTCACATTAAGCTGGTACCGAGAGTGGAGAAGTTACAACTAAAAAGACAAGGAGAGGTGTGGGAACTGGAGTGAGGGGGATGTCGAGATgttggtgtgtgtctaggatggAGAACGGGAataggaagaagaagaagaagtgaagtGTGGAATAGAAAAAGTGAAGTGTAGAAGACTGGGAGTAGTGAAAAAGAAGtgaataaaaagattattattgAACCGTAAGAATTTGTGTTTCACTGTTAACAATATCTGGACGGGTTACCAcaatgtcaaataaaaagatgagaaaacgtaaatgtaaattgttttaatcttgtatatttgcaatctgaatcctcttaagataagaagaatgaagaaaaaaatgaaacttcaattgcacagggttatgcattatgccaatatttatctataccaacattcccttttcatctcaacatattaggtgtgattccttcataatcacacctatttgctatgtgagcaagattaaagtcaatgaaataaaattatttgtgagaattttgtcttgttgtgaaaagaaattgttttacaatcaattatttcaacatcagacaatgtttcatctatgcatcaagaaaaacacgacatgtttcattgatgcatcatgaaaaaaatcaatatgaaaatgcactgaaaaattttaccaacata
It contains:
- the LOC129809192 gene encoding uncharacterized protein K02A2.6-like, translated to MPYSDGFGVLKIGLDINQVITPAEEFPKIKDILIDLVIDHRVKPVQQPYRRTPLALEERINQKIDELVGADIIEAVQGSSRWISPIVPIVKDNGDLRLCIDMRRANQAIVREQYPLPTIESYLHRLAGARLFSRLDIKNAFHQLELDKRCRYITTFISRRGLFRYKRLMFGINAAPEIFQRTMENLLVNCKNCLNYIDDIIVFGCDVKEHDECLNNVIKVLRAYNVLLNEEKCVYRVKELIFLGHHLSEKGIRPLKEKIAAIRAFREPKTREELQSFLGLVTYIGRFIPNLATETDTLRLLLKGDKIFLWKEEHKLAFRRLLEVIGDIRTLGYYDPKDRTQVIADASPVGLGAVLIQFKGETPRVISYASKSLTETEKRYCQTEKEALSLVWAVEKFYIFLCGIEFDLITDHKALETIFKPSSKPCARIERWVLRLQSFKYRVLYKNGKMNIADSLSRLGLPKEAEPFDEDGEYYIRSVVQIAVPTALSLEEIKKESENDPEFLQLKQALESANWKNQNIKQYAPFRHEISAVDDVFLRGTKIIIPRSLRKRVLEIAHEGHPGESLMKRRVRTKVWWPKIDRMVEQHVKKCRSCVLVSQPLNPVPMTRRPLPEAPWVDTAIDFLGPLPTGEYLLVIVDYYSRYQEIEVMDKVTSRETINRLEKIFCRLGFPKTISLDNGKQFVSREFTHYCKSNGIKLNSVAPYWPQANGEVERQNRSILKRLKISHLEERDWKRDLLAYLAMYYNTPHSVTGKPPAELFYGRLLRDKIPLVTEAATPNDEEVRDFDWEQKERGKELEDKKRGATDHDFKEESSVFVKNQNCSDKLSPTFLTEEFCIIERRGNTVTVRGKLSGKIYKRNISHIKLVPRVEKLQLKRQGEVWELE